Proteins co-encoded in one Neodiprion lecontei isolate iyNeoLeco1 chromosome 3, iyNeoLeco1.1, whole genome shotgun sequence genomic window:
- the LOC107223939 gene encoding CUGBP Elav-like family member 4 isoform X9 — MLSKQQTEEDIRQLFAAFGTIEECTILRGPDGTSKGCAFIKFSSHQEAQAAINTLHGSQTMPGASSSLVVKYADTEKERQLRRMQQMAGNMSLLNPFVFNQFGAYGAYAQQQAVLMAAATAQGTYINPAMAALAAGQLPHTLNGMPNSVVPPTSGAGAGQPVNGAIPSLPSPTMPNFNMAAQTPNGQPAGSDPGVYTNGIPQTYAGHALHLSIPAQGLPNGDAALQAHAAAYPTMQPYAGVAYPAVYGQFPQAIPQPMTAVPPTQREGCSISGPEGCNLFIYHLPQEFGDPELMQMFMPFGNVISSKVFIDRATNQSKCFGFVSFDNPASAQAAIQSMNGFQIGMKRLKVQLKRPKDANRPY, encoded by the exons gCTGTgcatttatcaaattttcgtcgCATCAAGAAGCACAAGCGGCGATCAACACTCTACACGGTAGCCAAACTATGCCG GGTGCGTCATCCAGCTTAGTGGTAAAGTACGCCGacacagagaaagagagacaatTGAGACGCATGCAGCAAATGGCTGGAAACATGAGCCTCCTCAACCCGTTCGTCTTCAACCAGTTTGGCGCCTATGGCGCGTATGCTCAG CAGCAGGCAGTTCTTATGGCAGCAGCCACCGCACAGGGTACTTATATCAACCCGGCAATGGCCGCCCTCGCTGCTGGTCAACTGCCTCACACACTGAACGGCATGCCCAACTCCGTAGTACCGCCAACTTCAG GTGCAGGTGCGGGGCAACCGGTTAACGGGGCGATACCTTCGCTACCTTCACCCACGATGCCGAACTTCAACATGGCAGCGCAGACGCCGAACGGCCAACCCGCTGGCTCGGACCCAGGAGTCTACACCAACGGGATACCCCAGACATACGCGGGAC ATGCCCTTCATTTGTCCATTCCAGCCCAGGGACTGCCCAACGGGGACGCGGCGCTGCAGGCGCACGCTGCCGCATATCCGACCATGCAGCCCTACGCCGGAGTCG CTTACCCAGCCGTCTATGGACAGTTTCCACAAGCGATTCCGCAGCCGATGACCGCGGTACCTCCAACGCAGAGAGAAG GATGCTCTATCTCAGGACCCGAGGGCTGCAACCTGTTTATCTACCACCTGCCCCAAGAGTTCGGCGATCCGGAGCTTATGCAGATGTTCATGCCGTTCGGGAACGTCATTTCATCAAAGGTCTTCATCGATCGCGCCACCAACCAAAGCAAATGCTTCG GCTTTGTCTCATTCGACAATCCGGCGAGTGCACAGGCGGCGATCCAGTCGATGAACGGCTTCCAGATTGGGATGAAGCGGCTGAAGGTCCAACTGAAAAGGCCCAAGGATGCCAACCGGCCGTACTAA
- the LOC107223931 gene encoding protein lifeguard 2 — translation MNPPGNRSLPPGERTRAVNENVPPYPPPPYAYSLQNQPGGHQMQAVQVEYPPQLPPLYRGQKVRSGPFTVTVTDEMVAERERENRELYRQWLAEQELRNMSDAEREYEQYAMQFRAAKIRRLFIKKVYCIITVELAFTAAFIALVMYVEQVKLWVLRHWGLAIAATVVYLITYIAITCVERVRRQSPCNWILMCLLTLCQSYSVAYASAHYNIELVLLALGMTALVTVVVTFVAMCAKV, via the exons ATGAACCCTCCAGGAAATCGAAGTCTGCCTCCTGGAGAACGTACCCGAGCTGTGAA CGAAAACGTCCCACCTTATCCGCCACCTCCGTACGCATATTCGCTCCAAAACCAACCAGGAGGACACCAAATGCAGGCCGTCCAAGTTGAGTATCCTCCGCAACTGCCACCTCTGTATAGAGGTCAAAAAGTGAGAAGT GGTCCATTCACGGTTACGGTCACTGACGAAATGGTCGCGGAACGTGAAAGGGAAAATCGAGAATTGTACAGACAATGGCTGGCAGAGCAGGAACTGAGAAACATGTCCGACGCCGAGAGGGAATACGAGCAATACGCGATGCAGTTTAGGGCTGCGAAAATAAGACGACTCTTcataaaaaaagtatattgTATCATAACTGTGGAATTGGCCTTCACGGCTGCTTTTATAGCTCTTGTAATGTATGT AGAGCAAGTTAAATTATGGGTACTGAGACACTGGGGCTTGGCTATCGCTGCAAC AGTCGTCTACTTAATTACATACATCGCAATTACCTGCGTCGAACGAGTGAGGAGACAATCGCCTTGCAACTGGATATTGATGTGCTTATTG ACGCTTTGCCAGTCATACAGCGTCGCGTACGCGTCAGCGCACTATAACATCGAGTTGGTACTTCTAGCATTAGGAATGACCGCCCTTGTGACCGTGGTTGTAACGTTCGTCGCAATGTGCGCCAAGGTATAA